In bacterium, the following proteins share a genomic window:
- a CDS encoding aminodeoxychorismate/anthranilate synthase component II, whose product MPRVLMIDNYDSFTYNLVQYLAELDAEVTVWRNDQFALEDVAPLSPDIIVISPGPSRPENAGLSMGVVERYAGKIPIFGVCLGHQVIGAVFGGKIIRAGQIMHGKTSQIQHDSRGIFKGLSNPFSATRYHSLVIERASVPDRLEVCAEADDGEIMGVRVRDLPVAGVQFHPESILSPEGKALLQNMLGDGLKHV is encoded by the coding sequence ATGCCGCGCGTATTGATGATCGACAACTATGATTCGTTCACCTACAACCTGGTCCAGTATCTCGCCGAGCTGGATGCCGAGGTGACCGTCTGGCGGAACGATCAGTTTGCGCTGGAGGATGTGGCGCCCCTCTCGCCCGACATCATCGTGATTTCGCCGGGGCCGAGCCGCCCTGAGAACGCGGGCCTCTCGATGGGGGTGGTCGAGCGCTACGCGGGGAAAATCCCGATTTTCGGGGTGTGCCTGGGCCATCAGGTGATCGGAGCCGTCTTCGGCGGAAAGATCATCCGCGCCGGCCAGATCATGCACGGAAAAACATCGCAAATTCAACATGATAGCAGAGGTATCTTCAAGGGGCTCTCCAACCCCTTTTCCGCTACCCGCTACCACAGCCTCGTGATTGAGCGGGCTTCGGTTCCCGATCGGCTCGAGGTTTGCGCCGAGGCCGACGATGGCGAGATCATGGGAGTGCGCGTGCGCGATCTTCCGGTGGCGGGCGTGCAGTTCCATCCCGAGTCCATCCTGAGCCCGGAGGGAAAAGCCCTGCTGCAAAACATGCTGGGAGATGGGTTGAAACATGTCTGA
- the trpE gene encoding anthranilate synthase component I, whose protein sequence is MSATACTPSLEEFLGLAKEGNVIPVYREVLADLETPVSAFLKIQDGPYSFLLESVEGGEKWARYCFLGSRPAAVFESRGRAVRIEKGGKSKTIETHDPLGALRDLLAAYRPVQLPGLPRFWGGAVGYSSYDMVRFIEKLPDLAENDLDMPENVYMITDSMVIFDHVAQKMKVVVNAFLEGADPVAVYADAVRKVDALIGKLRAPAAAPPHTPETPPAKEFSGEAVPGVPGFYSSFSRERFEAAVAETVEMIHEGEAIQVVLAQRLESALDVHPFAIYRALRTVNPSPYMFYLTLGKTSLVGASPEVLVRLEGERVEVRPIAGTRRRGKNEAEDAALAEELLADEKERAELIMLVDLGRNDIGRVCRRGTVRVTEQMVIERYSHVMHIVSNVVGELEEGKDAFDVLRATFPAGTVSGAPKVRAMEIIEGFEPVRRGPYAGAVGYFDFGGNMDTCIAIRTLFARGGKLYLQVGAGIVADSRPDFEYEETMNKARGTLRALELARDGLL, encoded by the coding sequence ATGAGCGCAACGGCATGCACGCCCAGCCTCGAGGAATTTCTCGGACTGGCGAAAGAAGGAAACGTCATTCCGGTCTATCGCGAGGTGCTGGCGGACCTCGAGACGCCGGTTTCCGCCTTCTTGAAGATACAGGACGGCCCCTATTCGTTCCTGCTCGAGAGCGTCGAGGGCGGCGAGAAGTGGGCCCGCTACTGCTTTCTGGGGAGCCGGCCCGCCGCCGTGTTTGAGAGCCGGGGAAGAGCGGTCCGGATCGAAAAAGGAGGGAAGAGCAAAACCATCGAGACGCACGATCCCCTCGGGGCGCTCCGCGATCTGCTCGCTGCCTACCGGCCGGTGCAACTGCCGGGCCTGCCGCGCTTCTGGGGCGGCGCCGTCGGCTACTCCTCCTACGACATGGTCCGCTTCATCGAGAAGCTCCCCGATCTGGCCGAGAACGATCTCGATATGCCCGAGAACGTCTACATGATCACCGATTCGATGGTAATCTTCGATCATGTGGCCCAGAAGATGAAAGTGGTGGTCAACGCCTTTCTGGAAGGCGCCGACCCGGTGGCCGTCTACGCGGATGCCGTGCGGAAGGTGGATGCGCTAATCGGGAAACTGCGCGCGCCGGCCGCGGCCCCGCCTCATACCCCGGAGACGCCGCCCGCAAAGGAGTTTTCAGGCGAAGCGGTTCCCGGCGTCCCTGGCTTCTATTCTTCCTTCTCGAGGGAGCGCTTCGAGGCGGCGGTGGCCGAGACGGTGGAGATGATCCACGAGGGCGAGGCCATCCAGGTGGTGTTGGCCCAGCGCCTCGAAAGCGCGCTTGATGTCCACCCTTTCGCGATCTACCGGGCGCTCCGGACAGTGAATCCCTCGCCCTATATGTTTTATCTGACGCTGGGGAAGACCAGCCTCGTCGGGGCCTCGCCGGAGGTGCTGGTCCGGCTGGAGGGGGAGCGGGTCGAGGTGCGCCCCATCGCCGGGACGCGCCGTCGCGGCAAGAATGAGGCGGAAGACGCCGCCCTGGCCGAGGAGCTTCTGGCCGACGAGAAGGAGCGGGCCGAGCTCATCATGCTGGTCGACCTGGGCCGCAACGACATCGGCCGGGTGTGCCGCCGCGGGACGGTCCGGGTCACGGAGCAGATGGTGATCGAGCGCTACAGCCATGTCATGCACATCGTCAGCAACGTGGTGGGCGAACTTGAGGAGGGGAAAGACGCCTTTGATGTCCTCCGGGCGACCTTCCCGGCAGGGACGGTCTCCGGGGCGCCCAAGGTGCGGGCGATGGAGATCATCGAAGGTTTCGAGCCTGTCCGCAGGGGCCCCTACGCCGGGGCGGTCGGGTACTTCGACTTCGGCGGCAATATGGATACCTGCATCGCCATTCGCACGCTCTTCGCCCGCGGAGGGAAGCTATATCTCCAGGTCGGGGCGGGCATCGTGGCGGATTCGAGGCCGGATTTCGAATACGAGGAGACGATGAACAAGGCCCGGGGAACGCTTCGTGCGCTGGAGCTGGCGCGCGATGGTCTTCTCTAG